A single Vulcanisaeta distributa DSM 14429 DNA region contains:
- the rpsJ gene encoding 30S ribosomal protein S10, protein MPRKARIRIWGTDSKQVDDLANEIVGIAKKLGVKVSGPIPLPRKRLLVTVRRAPSGQGYHTYDHWEMRIYKRLIDMDADERAIRQLMRLRVPENIKIEIELVD, encoded by the coding sequence ATGCCGAGAAAGGCGCGAATACGCATTTGGGGAACAGACAGTAAGCAGGTTGATGACTTAGCCAATGAGATAGTAGGCATAGCTAAGAAACTTGGCGTTAAGGTCTCAGGCCCAATACCACTGCCCAGGAAGAGATTGCTGGTAACGGTTAGAAGGGCGCCAAGTGGGCAGGGATACCACACGTACGACCACTGGGAGATGAGGATCTATAAGCGATTAATAGACATGGACGCTGACGAGAGGGCCATTAGGCAGTTAATGAGGTTAAGGGTTCCCGAGAACATAAAAATAGAGATAGAACTTGTGGACTAA
- the tuf gene encoding translation elongation factor EF-1 subunit alpha produces the protein MSLILKPKETALQKPHLNLAVIGHVDHGKSTLVGHLLVVTGYVDEKGFKELEEQAKKMGKEDFVYAWVTDRLKEERERGVTIEAMHVGFETPKYFITIIDLPGHRDFVKNMIVGASQADAALLVVSARPGEFETGIGPQGQTREHLFLAATLGIRQIIVAVNKMDVVNYDQKRYEQIKAEVSKFMKLLGYDPSKVPFIPVSALKGDNIKEKSSNMPWYNGPTLLEALDALQPPPRPVDKPFRLPIQDVYTITGAGTVVVGRVETGVLKVGDRVVVMPPAKVGDVRSIETHHMKLEQAQPGDNIGINVRGIEKEDVKRGDVMGHLANPPTVAEEIVARIAVLWHPTAIGPGYTPVLHIHTATVPAQIVELIAKLDPRTGQTVEQKPQFIKQGDVAVVRLKPLKDVVVEKYSDFPGLGRFALRDMGRTIAAGQIIEIKPKKVEIKA, from the coding sequence ATGAGCCTGATACTTAAGCCTAAGGAGACGGCTTTACAAAAGCCACACCTTAACCTAGCGGTTATAGGGCATGTTGACCACGGCAAATCAACACTGGTGGGCCACCTACTGGTGGTTACTGGCTATGTTGACGAGAAGGGCTTCAAGGAGCTTGAGGAGCAGGCTAAGAAGATGGGTAAGGAGGACTTCGTATATGCCTGGGTAACTGACAGGCTGAAGGAGGAGAGGGAGAGGGGTGTCACGATTGAGGCGATGCACGTAGGCTTCGAGACGCCCAAGTACTTCATAACAATCATAGACCTACCGGGCCACAGGGACTTCGTCAAGAACATGATAGTAGGTGCAAGCCAAGCGGATGCCGCATTACTCGTTGTCTCCGCAAGGCCTGGCGAGTTCGAGACGGGCATTGGACCACAGGGTCAAACTAGGGAGCACCTATTCCTAGCTGCCACGTTGGGTATTAGACAGATAATAGTGGCTGTTAATAAGATGGATGTCGTCAACTACGACCAGAAGAGGTATGAGCAGATCAAGGCTGAGGTCAGCAAGTTCATGAAGCTACTCGGCTATGATCCATCGAAGGTACCCTTCATACCGGTTAGTGCCCTGAAGGGCGACAATATTAAGGAGAAGAGCAGCAACATGCCGTGGTACAATGGGCCAACCTTATTAGAGGCACTTGATGCGTTACAGCCGCCGCCAAGGCCTGTTGACAAGCCATTCAGGCTACCAATACAGGACGTCTACACAATAACAGGTGCAGGTACGGTGGTTGTCGGTAGGGTCGAGACTGGAGTGCTTAAGGTTGGTGATAGGGTTGTCGTAATGCCGCCTGCCAAGGTCGGTGATGTCAGGAGCATAGAGACGCACCACATGAAGTTGGAGCAGGCGCAGCCCGGCGATAACATTGGCATTAACGTTAGGGGTATTGAGAAGGAGGACGTTAAGAGAGGTGACGTGATGGGCCACCTAGCCAACCCACCGACGGTTGCTGAGGAGATTGTGGCTAGAATCGCCGTTCTATGGCACCCAACGGCAATAGGCCCAGGCTACACACCAGTACTCCACATACACACGGCGACTGTGCCAGCACAGATCGTTGAGCTAATAGCCAAGCTGGACCCAAGGACGGGCCAGACCGTGGAGCAGAAGCCTCAGTTCATTAAGCAGGGTGACGTGGCGGTTGTTAGGCTTAAGCCGCTTAAGGACGTGGTTGTTGAGAAGTACAGTGACTTCCCAGGGCTTGGTAGGTTCGCCCTCAGGGACATGGGTAGGACAATAGCCGCTGGGCAGATAATCGAGATTAAGCCGAAGAAGGTTGAAATTAAGGCGTGA
- a CDS encoding SRPBCC family protein, which produces MARVHYDGSFEVDKPRDVVYNFLIDPRNIASVIPGVESVDVIDPDNFRVKASMGVGAIKGTINITAKFTEKKPPESAKVVGRGTGMQSTMDFEIGFRLEEPSPGRTKVNWYFDGNVGGLIGSMGARVLDPVAQKIVQDSVEKLRQRLS; this is translated from the coding sequence ATGGCGAGGGTTCACTATGATGGTTCCTTTGAGGTTGATAAGCCTAGGGATGTGGTTTATAACTTCCTCATCGACCCGAGGAACATAGCCTCGGTAATACCCGGTGTTGAGTCTGTGGATGTGATTGACCCAGATAACTTCAGGGTTAAGGCAAGTATGGGTGTTGGGGCTATTAAGGGTACGATAAACATAACCGCTAAGTTCACCGAGAAAAAGCCACCCGAGAGCGCCAAGGTCGTTGGTAGGGGCACGGGGATGCAGAGCACCATGGACTTCGAAATTGGTTTCAGACTTGAGGAGCCAAGCCCAGGTAGGACCAAGGTTAATTGGTACTTCGACGGCAACGTGGGCGGCCTAATAGGCTCAATGGGAGCCAGGGTACTAGACCCAGTGGCCCAGAAAATAGTTCAGGACAGCGTGGAGAAGTTAAGGCAGAGGCTCTCGTGA
- a CDS encoding MFS transporter encodes MSGLIRNTQEPRFNVRNWRMRNLVVALFSVVGTISMWYNFLAYNIIASIILTRSALHLGLLLSFTTIFVAFIARPIGAYVFGLVGDKFSSKSSLVSTLVIMGISTLLISIIKNTWYTAYELLVLRVAQGMALGGEWASASVLTYESVRGSVGRFLTSLVQLGVPLGMLLTTFAVIQWRLALLMGSLLSLSSAAVILTLAQQGAGSINWRPTFRVEDVKRIVRAIGVKLGESLSFYVYTSVLLLYFSVREVSSLIITATISLLIFTLIMSLIMTRMSPIKALLLGYVFFSLVNAFMFRIEPLPLFILFGIADAITYTPQSLYLVSLFRSDVKHVSAGVSYHVASSLGGLTTYLISLLISIYGIDTGLITIPTLLLVSCIISIIALLI; translated from the coding sequence GTGAGTGGGTTAATCCGCAATACTCAAGAGCCCAGGTTTAATGTTAGGAATTGGCGCATGAGGAATTTAGTGGTGGCATTGTTCAGCGTGGTAGGCACGATATCCATGTGGTACAACTTCCTAGCCTACAACATTATCGCATCAATAATACTAACAAGATCAGCACTGCATTTAGGCCTATTATTGTCTTTCACAACAATATTCGTAGCATTCATTGCAAGGCCCATTGGTGCTTATGTCTTTGGCTTGGTTGGCGATAAATTCTCTAGTAAGTCATCGTTAGTTTCGACTCTCGTGATCATGGGTATTTCAACTCTCCTAATATCGATTATTAAAAACACGTGGTATACCGCATACGAATTATTGGTCCTAAGGGTAGCCCAGGGAATGGCTCTCGGTGGTGAGTGGGCATCAGCATCGGTCCTTACGTACGAATCCGTGAGGGGTAGTGTTGGTAGGTTTCTAACGAGCCTCGTGCAACTCGGTGTTCCACTGGGTATGTTATTAACGACCTTCGCGGTTATTCAGTGGCGGTTGGCGTTATTAATGGGATCGTTATTAAGCCTCTCATCAGCCGCGGTAATCCTAACACTTGCACAGCAGGGCGCTGGATCCATTAATTGGAGGCCGACATTCCGCGTTGAGGATGTTAAGAGGATTGTAAGGGCTATCGGTGTTAAGCTTGGTGAGAGTTTGAGTTTTTACGTGTACACATCCGTACTACTCCTATACTTTAGCGTGCGTGAGGTTTCAAGCCTAATAATCACGGCCACAATCTCCCTATTGATATTCACGTTAATAATGTCATTAATCATGACTAGGATGAGCCCAATTAAGGCGTTACTACTCGGTTACGTTTTCTTCTCCCTGGTGAATGCCTTCATGTTTAGGATAGAGCCATTACCCCTCTTTATTCTCTTTGGCATAGCCGACGCAATAACCTACACACCACAATCGCTATACCTAGTATCACTATTCAGAAGTGATGTTAAGCACGTTAGCGCTGGCGTTTCTTACCACGTGGCCAGTTCACTGGGTGGTTTAACCACGTACCTAATATCACTATTAATATCAATATATGGTATTGATACGGGGCTTATCACCATACCCACCCTATTACTGGTGTCCTGCATAATCTCGATAATCGCCCTATTAATTTAA
- a CDS encoding MogA/MoaB family molybdenum cofactor biosynthesis protein, giving the protein MSVPRSMHKEAGPRTANFFVITVSTSRYNAKVSGQPYTDESGDLAESMLKQAGHRVVGRELIKDDLVMIRSLVDSLLLRDDVDVIVLTGGTGLARSDVTIEALRPLFEKELEGFGELFRQVSYQKIGTGVIMTRATAGVARGKLIVALPGSPDGVKTGLEIILQELPHILYIIRS; this is encoded by the coding sequence ATGAGCGTGCCAAGATCAATGCATAAGGAGGCAGGTCCTAGGACCGCCAATTTCTTCGTGATAACCGTGTCCACCTCACGTTATAACGCAAAGGTGAGTGGTCAACCATACACCGATGAGTCGGGGGACCTGGCGGAGTCCATGCTCAAGCAGGCTGGGCATAGGGTTGTTGGCAGGGAGTTGATAAAGGATGACCTGGTCATGATACGCTCACTGGTTGATTCCTTACTGCTTCGTGATGATGTGGACGTGATAGTGCTCACGGGTGGTACGGGGCTTGCCAGGAGTGACGTAACGATAGAGGCCCTTAGACCACTCTTTGAGAAGGAGCTCGAGGGCTTCGGCGAGTTGTTTAGGCAGGTTAGTTATCAGAAGATTGGTACTGGCGTAATAATGACGAGAGCTACCGCTGGGGTTGCCAGGGGTAAGCTGATAGTGGCCTTGCCCGGCTCGCCGGATGGCGTTAAGACTGGGCTTGAAATAATACTTCAGGAATTACCTCACATACTTTATATAATTAGGTCTTAG
- a CDS encoding XdhC family protein, with amino-acid sequence MSSCEFFRALTKVSSEGDKIVIVKMLVGDNVISDIVVNGKSLLGIATGNEVLELASKALAENRTIEAVINNVRVILEPVEPRPTVIVVGSGLIARALLDVGNAIGYYVAVVGNGDIDKDRFSGAYFISNDLRDLEKLVDENSIVIIANEGGKPYDAEALYIALKHNAKFIGLLASQRRAAIMIADMVRRGLSLDYVLSKLHSPVGLDIGAKTAGEIALSILAEVMMFIRNASGKPMREVKDPRKFIKDALEGRIQEQSCSWRPTELKL; translated from the coding sequence GTGTCTTCCTGCGAATTCTTCAGGGCCTTGACAAAGGTTAGTTCGGAGGGTGATAAAATAGTCATTGTTAAGATGCTTGTTGGCGATAATGTGATATCCGACATAGTAGTTAATGGGAAGTCCCTACTCGGCATTGCCACAGGTAATGAGGTCTTGGAACTAGCCAGTAAGGCGTTGGCTGAGAATAGGACCATCGAGGCCGTAATAAACAACGTTAGGGTTATTCTAGAGCCCGTGGAACCGAGACCTACAGTAATCGTGGTTGGCTCAGGACTCATAGCCAGGGCATTACTTGATGTTGGTAATGCCATTGGTTATTACGTGGCTGTTGTGGGTAATGGCGACATAGATAAAGACCGCTTTAGCGGTGCGTATTTCATAAGTAATGATCTCAGGGACCTTGAAAAGCTCGTTGATGAGAACTCCATCGTAATAATAGCAAATGAGGGCGGTAAGCCTTATGATGCCGAGGCCCTCTACATAGCCCTTAAGCACAATGCTAAGTTCATAGGCCTACTCGCAAGCCAAAGGAGGGCTGCCATCATGATTGCGGACATGGTCAGGAGGGGATTAAGCCTTGATTACGTATTAAGCAAGCTGCACTCACCCGTTGGGCTTGACATTGGTGCTAAGACCGCGGGCGAGATTGCCCTTAGCATACTTGCTGAGGTTATGATGTTCATTAGAAATGCGAGTGGTAAACCAATGCGTGAGGTTAAGGATCCAAGGAAGTTTATTAAGGATGCTCTCGAGGGCAGGATACAGGAGCAGTCATGTTCGTGGAGACCTACCGAGCTTAAACTTTGA